The Stappia sp. genome window below encodes:
- a CDS encoding beta-ketoacyl synthase N-terminal-like domain-containing protein, with amino-acid sequence MEHTFTHIPLNAAQERMAFLDARDPKRTDLNISCAVELNRPMTTRALHAALTDILPAFPFLNVRLSRHEGRRVWRLSPESRILIQAVLPEIVCRTEADLAAHYAAFSTGASDLASRHPWRVQLVRVEHRQFLLCSFHHAICDGDRSLILFLDALAGLGSRPDKVAIHPEIATPGEANWAAVARFAADLESPADLRAVFAACGAVGSLSREVVLRAEDRDWPEEQAAAAVMTALQAATANLLRDDQIVIGVPCDGVAPDSNAFGYFGTPGLGLVPPLDATPDDSAMPANWAVTQSRQASLIGGISYQDIVSSPHFETVASPERLFDVLLVERKLFGLRNDLVSRAFEPVPSRTPYLFTVNYWFDAPGDLAVRIETTAGLVSEAALDDLADRLLARLGGAVPAPRLEVAQLRDFQIADPGPSCPVRRFLDHATQEPDAPAILSSGAAPVSYGAVAERAGTLAAALRAALGEGPATVAFAGPRHRDEIIAFLATQIAGASFLRLDETDRARHAAQIEAAGVDLLIRSAADGSGADDPACPACFEARPCEVAGFRFGVAEAAAHRARPGDAYVVMTSGSTGEPKAIRFPVRQLARLIDWHIDRLPQGERMLQLSSLMHDVAFHEIFAALSAGRTLVFAGPGLRQSPSELIAFVDAMAVDRIYLPTVMLDGVARAALARDHACSALRMVIVAGGALTVTRPIRDWFARTGAVLANHYGMSETQDITANMMFGDPESWPDRPHAGRAIAGTEVRVVGTRNQPLPAGVVGQLAVGFADMPQERRMILGDIGYEGDDGSIHVLGRGDRVIKVRGFRLSLEAIEASLCAQDTVDAAAAVAAPPGAVRQDPWVFATGAWAEADSRVQDELVEGLVARLGPQARCRLVPLPELPRLKNGKTDYQHLMRRAEDLARAAAESVDTGEPAAAGQGGDDVLSAAIRKRVPGVAVHEASRLGDLGIDSLGFMELEVDLAPHFPRLTIADFFAHPTVGALRRHLTGAAPAPRQRPTGRREADDTVSVVGMAGRFPGAADVDDLWRALTARSSAIASAEAAGGGDASRFFVPSFGRLGDVDGFDHEFFGLSPAEAYRMDPQMRLFLELCWTAMEQSGDADCDADARVGLFAGAGMSTYLMNELEPARRAASSDVFREDNTLPQRLGNDRNYLTSAASYRFGFTGPSVTVQAACATSLVAVHYARLALLNDECDIAIAGGVSVIWPEPDGYDYVEGSVRSPNGRCRPFDAGADGTVFGNGGGLVVLKRTADATSYGNRIHAELLGSAVNHDGGRKMNFSAPSVNGQRDVVTGALSRAGLTASDLDFIEAHGTGTVVGDAIEWTSIGASLAGRKAATPCVVGSVKSNIGHLDEGAGIAGFIKACLSVSNRCFPGTCHFETLNPTLRANDHLQVSAENVRFDGDLPVTGGVSAFGMGGTNAHAIVRSPGSPQS; translated from the coding sequence ATGGAACACACGTTTACCCATATCCCCCTGAATGCGGCGCAGGAGCGCATGGCGTTCCTCGATGCGCGGGACCCCAAGCGGACCGATCTGAACATTTCCTGCGCGGTCGAGCTGAACCGGCCGATGACCACCCGCGCGTTGCACGCGGCGCTGACGGACATTCTGCCCGCCTTTCCCTTTCTGAATGTCCGGCTCTCCCGACACGAGGGCCGGCGGGTCTGGCGGCTGTCGCCCGAAAGCCGGATCCTCATTCAGGCGGTGCTGCCGGAGATCGTCTGCCGGACCGAAGCCGATCTGGCCGCCCACTACGCGGCGTTTTCGACCGGCGCCTCGGATCTGGCCAGCCGTCATCCCTGGCGCGTCCAGCTGGTGCGGGTGGAACACCGCCAGTTTCTGCTTTGCAGTTTCCACCACGCCATCTGCGATGGCGACCGCTCGCTGATCCTGTTCCTCGATGCGCTCGCCGGGCTTGGCTCGCGCCCGGACAAGGTCGCCATTCACCCCGAGATCGCGACGCCGGGGGAGGCGAACTGGGCCGCCGTAGCCCGGTTCGCCGCCGATCTGGAAAGCCCGGCCGATCTGCGCGCGGTGTTTGCCGCGTGCGGGGCGGTCGGGTCGCTCAGCCGGGAGGTCGTTCTGCGCGCGGAGGATCGCGACTGGCCGGAGGAACAGGCGGCGGCCGCCGTGATGACCGCGCTGCAGGCGGCCACGGCCAATCTCTTGCGCGACGATCAGATCGTCATCGGCGTGCCGTGCGACGGCGTCGCGCCGGACAGCAATGCCTTCGGCTATTTCGGCACGCCCGGTCTCGGGCTCGTTCCCCCGCTCGACGCCACGCCTGACGACAGCGCCATGCCGGCGAACTGGGCCGTGACGCAGAGCCGGCAGGCGTCGCTGATCGGTGGCATCTCCTATCAGGACATCGTGTCCTCGCCGCACTTTGAAACCGTCGCCAGTCCGGAGCGGCTGTTCGATGTGCTGCTGGTCGAACGCAAGCTCTTCGGCCTGCGAAACGATCTGGTCTCCCGCGCGTTCGAGCCGGTGCCGTCGCGCACGCCGTATCTCTTCACCGTCAATTACTGGTTCGACGCGCCGGGCGATCTGGCGGTGCGGATCGAGACGACCGCCGGGCTGGTGAGCGAGGCGGCGCTGGACGATCTCGCCGATCGCCTGCTGGCGCGTCTCGGCGGCGCCGTGCCGGCACCACGGCTCGAGGTCGCGCAGCTCCGAGATTTCCAGATCGCGGACCCCGGCCCGTCATGCCCCGTTCGCCGGTTTCTCGATCACGCCACGCAGGAACCCGATGCGCCGGCGATCCTGTCGTCTGGCGCGGCGCCGGTCAGCTATGGCGCCGTCGCCGAGCGGGCGGGAACGTTGGCGGCTGCGCTGCGCGCGGCGCTCGGGGAGGGGCCGGCGACGGTCGCCTTCGCCGGGCCACGCCATCGCGACGAGATCATCGCCTTTCTCGCGACGCAGATAGCCGGCGCGTCTTTCCTGCGCCTGGATGAAACGGACCGCGCGCGGCATGCCGCCCAGATCGAGGCCGCCGGCGTCGATCTCCTGATCCGCTCCGCCGCGGACGGGTCTGGCGCGGACGACCCGGCCTGTCCGGCCTGCTTCGAGGCCCGGCCCTGTGAAGTCGCCGGTTTCCGGTTCGGCGTGGCGGAGGCTGCGGCCCACCGTGCCCGGCCCGGCGATGCCTATGTGGTGATGACGTCCGGGTCGACCGGTGAGCCGAAAGCCATCCGCTTTCCCGTGCGCCAGCTGGCCCGGCTGATCGACTGGCACATCGACCGGCTCCCGCAGGGCGAGCGGATGCTGCAACTGTCGTCGCTGATGCATGACGTCGCCTTTCACGAGATCTTCGCCGCCCTGTCGGCGGGGCGGACCCTGGTCTTCGCCGGGCCGGGCCTGAGGCAAAGCCCTTCGGAGCTGATCGCTTTCGTCGACGCGATGGCGGTGGACCGGATCTATCTGCCGACGGTGATGCTGGACGGCGTGGCCCGCGCCGCGCTGGCGCGCGATCATGCCTGTTCCGCGCTGCGCATGGTGATCGTGGCGGGCGGGGCGCTGACGGTGACCCGTCCGATCCGCGACTGGTTCGCGCGAACCGGCGCCGTCCTGGCCAATCACTACGGCATGTCCGAAACGCAGGACATCACCGCGAACATGATGTTCGGCGACCCGGAGAGCTGGCCGGATCGCCCGCATGCCGGCCGGGCGATTGCCGGAACCGAGGTGCGGGTCGTGGGCACGCGCAATCAACCGCTGCCGGCCGGGGTCGTCGGACAGCTGGCGGTCGGCTTCGCGGACATGCCGCAAGAGCGTCGCATGATCCTGGGCGATATCGGCTATGAGGGCGACGATGGCAGCATCCACGTGCTGGGACGCGGGGACCGGGTGATCAAGGTCCGGGGCTTTCGCCTCTCGCTGGAAGCGATCGAGGCGAGCCTGTGCGCGCAAGATACCGTCGACGCGGCTGCGGCCGTTGCCGCGCCGCCCGGTGCGGTGCGGCAGGATCCCTGGGTCTTCGCGACCGGAGCATGGGCCGAGGCCGACAGCCGCGTTCAGGACGAGCTTGTGGAGGGGCTCGTTGCGCGCCTCGGCCCCCAGGCCCGCTGCCGGCTCGTTCCCTTGCCGGAGTTGCCGAGGCTGAAGAACGGCAAGACCGACTATCAACATCTGATGCGGCGCGCCGAAGACCTTGCACGGGCCGCCGCCGAGAGCGTGGACACGGGCGAACCTGCGGCCGCCGGGCAGGGCGGGGACGATGTCCTGAGCGCGGCGATCCGCAAACGTGTGCCCGGGGTGGCCGTGCACGAGGCGAGCCGCCTCGGCGATCTGGGGATCGATTCCCTGGGGTTCATGGAACTGGAGGTCGACCTTGCCCCGCATTTTCCCAGGCTCACCATTGCCGACTTCTTCGCGCATCCGACCGTGGGGGCCCTGCGCCGGCATCTGACCGGGGCCGCACCGGCACCGCGCCAGCGCCCGACCGGGCGCCGGGAGGCCGACGATACCGTCAGCGTCGTCGGCATGGCCGGGCGGTTCCCGGGGGCGGCGGATGTCGACGATCTGTGGCGGGCCCTGACGGCGCGCAGCAGCGCCATCGCTTCGGCCGAAGCGGCGGGCGGCGGGGACGCGTCGCGGTTCTTCGTGCCGAGCTTCGGCCGGCTCGGCGACGTCGACGGCTTCGATCACGAGTTCTTCGGCCTGTCGCCGGCGGAGGCCTACCGCATGGATCCGCAGATGCGGCTGTTCCTGGAGCTGTGCTGGACCGCGATGGAGCAGTCCGGCGATGCCGATTGCGACGCCGACGCGCGGGTCGGCCTTTTCGCCGGGGCCGGGATGAGCACCTATCTGATGAATGAGCTCGAGCCCGCCCGCCGGGCGGCGTCCAGCGACGTCTTTCGCGAAGACAACACCCTGCCGCAACGCCTTGGAAACGACCGCAACTATCTGACCTCGGCGGCCTCCTACCGGTTCGGCTTCACCGGTCCGAGCGTGACGGTGCAGGCCGCCTGCGCCACCTCGCTCGTCGCGGTCCATTATGCCCGTCTGGCGCTCCTGAACGACGAATGCGACATCGCGATTGCCGGCGGCGTGTCGGTGATCTGGCCGGAGCCCGACGGCTACGACTACGTGGAAGGGTCGGTGCGCAGTCCGAACGGGCGGTGCCGCCCCTTCGATGCCGGCGCCGACGGGACGGTTTTCGGCAACGGCGGCGGGCTCGTGGTCCTGAAGCGGACGGCCGATGCCACCAGCTACGGGAACCGCATTCATGCCGAGCTTCTGGGCTCCGCGGTCAATCACGATGGCGGACGCAAGATGAATTTTTCCGCCCCGTCCGTGAACGGGCAGCGCGACGTGGTGACCGGCGCGCTCTCCAGGGCCGGTCTGACCGCGAGCGATCTCGATTTCATCGAGGCCCACGGCACCGGCACGGTGGTCGGCGACGCCATCGAGTGGACCTCCATCGGCGCGAGCCTTGCGGGTCGCAAGGCCGCCACGCCCTGCGTGGTGGGGTCGGTGAAAAGCAACATCGGCCACCTGGACGAAGGCGCCGGTATCGCCGGCTTCATCAAGGCGTGCCTGAGCGTCTCGAACAGGTGCTTCCCCGGAACCTGCCACTTCGAAACCCTGAACCCGACCTTGCGCGCCAACGATCACTTGCAGGTGTCGGCGGAGAACGTGCGCTTCGATGGCGATCTTCCCGTCACCGGGGGCGTGAGCGCCTTCGGCATGGGCGGGACCAACGCCCATGCGATTGTGCGCTCGCCCGGCTCTCCGCAGTCCTGA
- a CDS encoding DMT family transporter, giving the protein MVLTRKQKGVLLTLLGVIAFSPDALLVRLIHTDVYSMIMFKGGLMSVALIPCIWLLHRGQLRRMWQSFGGIDVAFGVIFALTMFAFVSSLGMTSVANVLVMIALGPLFSASFAKLILGEPVSYRLALTIMACFVGVSIIVSNEFWRQFSGANGALDLESLLGCLVAMLASALIGLNMVLRRMSRMEDSMPGLVLGGIVAALMALPFAQVGEMNATQIGYAVLLGCVVMPLANTFTFIGPRYISAPEVSVLWLLEVVLGPLWVWLVLLERPSLATVLGGSVVVASLLVYFLGRLRRETIPLDKRMKETG; this is encoded by the coding sequence GTGGTCCTGACCAGAAAACAGAAGGGCGTGCTGCTGACGTTGCTCGGCGTGATCGCGTTTTCGCCCGACGCGCTGCTCGTCCGGCTGATCCACACGGACGTCTATTCGATGATCATGTTCAAGGGAGGCCTGATGTCGGTGGCGCTCATCCCCTGCATCTGGCTCCTGCATCGCGGGCAACTGCGCAGGATGTGGCAGAGCTTCGGCGGGATCGACGTGGCGTTCGGCGTCATCTTCGCCCTCACCATGTTCGCCTTCGTCTCCTCCCTCGGCATGACCAGCGTCGCCAACGTGCTGGTGATGATCGCCCTGGGGCCGCTGTTCTCGGCCAGTTTCGCCAAGCTGATCCTGGGCGAGCCCGTCTCCTACCGCCTGGCGCTGACCATCATGGCGTGTTTCGTCGGCGTGAGCATCATCGTCAGCAACGAGTTCTGGCGGCAGTTTTCCGGCGCGAACGGTGCCCTCGACCTCGAAAGCCTGCTCGGCTGTCTCGTCGCCATGCTCGCATCGGCCCTGATCGGGCTGAACATGGTCCTGCGGCGGATGTCGCGGATGGAGGACAGCATGCCCGGGCTTGTGCTGGGCGGGATCGTCGCCGCGCTGATGGCGCTGCCCTTCGCGCAGGTCGGCGAGATGAACGCCACCCAGATCGGCTATGCCGTGCTGCTGGGATGCGTGGTGATGCCGCTGGCGAACACCTTCACCTTCATCGGGCCGCGCTACATCTCCGCGCCCGAGGTCTCGGTGCTCTGGCTGCTCGAGGTCGTGCTCGGGCCGCTCTGGGTCTGGCTCGTCCTGCTGGAGCGGCCCAGCCTGGCGACGGTGCTTGGCGGCAGCGTGGTGGTGGCGTCCCTGCTCGTCTACTTCCTCGGGCGTCTTCGACGCGAGACGATCCCTCTCGACAAACGCATGAAAGAAACGGGGTAA
- a CDS encoding Coenzyme F420 hydrogenase/dehydrogenase, beta subunit C-terminal domain yields the protein MAVSDQKELRPSATDAFDDADYEVVERICPGLRVEGPPEDLAREADTRTDPVWGHYKTIVLAHAGKPLHRWEGSTGGVLTGLAAMMLATGEVRFVLHVKACEEQPTFGVSTMSFTEADVLQAAGSRYGPAAPLTRLTEALDLGQPFAFIGRPCDLSALANLSDTEPRIAELIRYRLAFVCGGPTVSLDIDRMVRNAGVDPDALVSMRYRGRGCPGPTTMVTGDGTEVNKRYVDFLDPDGGSWPMPFRCKICPDGIGEIADIAVSDTWIGGGPDAETEETDPGTNALIVRTAAGCALVEAAAKAGFLTLGEEVGPSELNAYQPHQHDKKYAAWARLEGLRRGGRLYPKTRRLRLRQLAEDMPRAFNEDQASGTLRRAQALVPEIVPPPASTCRRRSSAGACGACAGAGD from the coding sequence ATGGCGGTCTCCGACCAAAAGGAACTGCGACCCAGCGCGACCGACGCCTTCGACGACGCGGATTACGAGGTCGTGGAGCGGATCTGTCCCGGACTGCGGGTCGAAGGGCCGCCGGAAGACCTCGCCCGGGAAGCCGACACCAGGACGGACCCGGTCTGGGGGCACTACAAGACCATCGTCCTGGCGCATGCCGGCAAGCCGCTGCATCGCTGGGAAGGCTCGACCGGCGGGGTCCTGACCGGTCTGGCGGCGATGATGCTCGCGACCGGCGAGGTGCGCTTCGTCCTGCATGTGAAGGCGTGCGAAGAGCAGCCGACCTTCGGCGTCTCGACCATGAGTTTCACCGAGGCCGACGTGCTCCAGGCGGCCGGGTCGCGATACGGCCCCGCCGCGCCGCTCACACGCTTGACGGAGGCGCTCGATCTCGGCCAGCCCTTCGCGTTCATCGGCCGTCCCTGCGATCTTTCGGCGCTGGCGAACCTGTCGGACACGGAGCCGAGGATCGCCGAACTGATCCGGTACCGGCTGGCCTTCGTCTGCGGCGGGCCGACCGTGTCCCTGGACATCGACCGGATGGTCAGAAACGCGGGCGTCGATCCCGACGCCCTGGTGTCGATGCGCTACCGCGGCCGCGGCTGTCCGGGACCGACAACGATGGTCACCGGCGACGGGACCGAGGTCAACAAGCGCTATGTGGACTTTCTCGATCCCGACGGCGGCAGCTGGCCGATGCCGTTTCGCTGCAAGATCTGCCCCGACGGGATCGGCGAGATCGCCGACATCGCCGTGTCGGACACCTGGATCGGCGGGGGGCCGGACGCGGAGACCGAAGAGACCGACCCGGGCACCAATGCGCTGATCGTGCGCACGGCGGCGGGGTGCGCGCTGGTCGAGGCGGCGGCGAAGGCCGGCTTTCTGACCCTTGGGGAGGAGGTCGGGCCCAGCGAGCTGAACGCCTATCAGCCGCACCAGCATGACAAGAAATACGCCGCATGGGCCCGGCTGGAAGGCTTGCGCCGCGGCGGGCGGCTGTATCCGAAAACCCGACGGCTCCGGCTGCGCCAGCTGGCCGAGGATATGCCGCGCGCGTTCAACGAGGACCAGGCCTCCGGCACCCTGCGGCGGGCGCAAGCGCTGGTGCCGGAGATCGTTCCGCCTCCAGCGAGCACCTGCCGGCGGCGGTCTTCCGCCGGTGCCTGCGGCGCTTGTGCCGGTGCGGGGGATTGA
- a CDS encoding phytanoyl-CoA dioxygenase family protein: protein MPPKGLTQEQLDAYNDDGFVIVRGLFSDEELAPLRTAIDHDPTFDGSEQGIPDSMGRKWNTSVSTVTDNSYIGCLPRLNKMMNIVEDVLEDEGYFWHMKLVRKDKDAGGKVDWHQDYQFWYETALTPDLVSCSVAVDRNSRANSCVRIARGTHKLGRIDFDRGNVLMADEARVNEILSRGHEVVDCEMEPGDVLVFHPLALHCSEQFAEGAERRTVAHCTYNAKSNVPIAVPGQEHRQYRKTERLPDNYLADGLYDTVFAGHEFMDNKKLNLVKGTILY, encoded by the coding sequence ATGCCGCCCAAAGGCCTGACACAAGAGCAGCTCGATGCTTACAACGACGACGGGTTCGTCATCGTTCGCGGGCTGTTTTCCGACGAAGAACTGGCGCCGCTGCGCACGGCGATCGACCACGATCCGACCTTCGACGGTTCCGAACAGGGCATTCCGGACTCGATGGGCCGAAAGTGGAACACGTCCGTCTCGACCGTGACCGACAACAGCTACATCGGCTGTCTGCCGCGCCTGAACAAGATGATGAACATCGTCGAGGATGTGCTGGAGGACGAAGGATACTTCTGGCACATGAAGCTGGTGCGCAAGGACAAGGACGCGGGCGGCAAGGTCGACTGGCACCAGGATTACCAGTTCTGGTACGAGACGGCGCTGACCCCGGACCTGGTGTCCTGTTCGGTTGCCGTCGACCGCAATTCGCGGGCCAACAGCTGCGTGCGCATCGCCCGCGGCACCCACAAGCTCGGGCGGATCGACTTCGACCGCGGCAACGTGCTGATGGCCGATGAGGCCCGTGTCAACGAGATCCTGTCGCGCGGGCACGAGGTGGTCGACTGCGAGATGGAGCCCGGCGACGTTCTGGTGTTCCACCCGCTCGCCCTGCATTGCTCCGAGCAGTTCGCGGAAGGGGCCGAGCGGCGCACGGTGGCCCATTGCACCTACAATGCGAAGTCCAACGTGCCGATCGCCGTGCCTGGCCAGGAACACCGCCAGTATCGCAAGACCGAACGTTTGCCGGACAATTATCTGGCGGACGGGCTCTACGATACCGTTTTCGCCGGCCACGAGTTCATGGACAACAAGAAGCTGAACCTCGTGAAGGGCACGATCCTCTATTAG
- a CDS encoding LysR family transcriptional regulator, with product MTSILRKLNAIRAFDAAGRHGSLTAAAEELNVSHPSVGRHIRELEQHLGVALFKRSYQGMKLTLAGREFLKRVTPALREIIEAADLVSSTNYCSIVVNCEPAFGLKWLVPNIRKFEEKHLDIDVMIVASRELVDLQKFEADLAIRHSGSRLEDEALLLSDSPMHPYGPPGCIADPSPENIARQTLIFEERSKFWLDWFDRANVTRYQLPRRRKKLPIEMAIEASCAGSGIVLASRELVHEDVLRGRLERLCDIGSPSGGYYLIRRKDSLKKNAVDLFCAWLLSETRIFRERET from the coding sequence ATGACGTCTATCCTGCGGAAATTGAATGCCATTCGCGCCTTCGACGCGGCCGGCCGGCACGGCAGCCTCACCGCCGCGGCCGAGGAGTTGAACGTCAGTCACCCCTCCGTTGGCCGTCACATCCGCGAGCTGGAGCAGCATCTGGGGGTCGCCCTGTTCAAGCGCTCCTATCAGGGCATGAAACTCACGCTGGCCGGACGCGAGTTTCTCAAGCGCGTCACGCCGGCCTTGCGGGAAATCATCGAGGCGGCCGATCTGGTCAGTTCGACCAATTACTGCTCCATCGTGGTCAACTGCGAACCCGCGTTCGGACTGAAATGGCTGGTTCCGAACATCCGGAAATTCGAGGAAAAGCATCTCGACATCGACGTGATGATCGTTGCGTCGCGGGAACTGGTCGACCTGCAGAAATTCGAGGCGGATCTGGCCATTCGCCACTCCGGCAGCCGGCTCGAGGACGAGGCGCTTCTGCTTTCGGATTCACCGATGCACCCCTATGGCCCGCCGGGCTGCATCGCCGATCCGTCGCCGGAAAACATCGCGCGTCAGACGCTCATCTTCGAGGAGCGGTCGAAGTTCTGGTTGGACTGGTTCGACCGCGCCAATGTCACGCGCTACCAGCTTCCCAGGCGGCGCAAGAAACTCCCCATCGAAATGGCCATCGAGGCCTCCTGCGCGGGATCGGGAATCGTTCTGGCGTCGAGGGAACTGGTTCACGAGGACGTCTTGCGCGGCCGTCTCGAACGTCTTTGCGATATCGGCTCTCCGAGCGGCGGCTACTATCTGATCAGACGCAAGGACTCCTTGAAGAAGAACGCGGTCGACCTGTTTTGCGCGTGGCTGCTTTCGGAGACCCGGATCTTCCGGGAAAGGGAGACCTGA
- a CDS encoding cupin domain-containing protein translates to MTDNRRSRDDFAPAPPVPVRVEHGNPAYPEPFRDPVRGLVRKRLGEAFGLTAFGTNLLELEPGGLSSHKHWHSLQDELVFVLDGQVRLITDAFELDLGPGDFFGFKAGVQNGHHLKNTGTATARLIEIGSREAGDRVIYSDIDMIWIGDGTDGRGGFFRKDGSRY, encoded by the coding sequence GTGACGGACAACCGAAGATCGCGTGACGACTTCGCCCCTGCCCCGCCCGTCCCGGTCAGGGTCGAGCATGGCAACCCCGCCTATCCCGAACCCTTTCGCGACCCCGTTCGCGGGCTTGTCCGCAAGCGCCTCGGCGAGGCCTTCGGGCTGACCGCCTTCGGCACCAACCTGCTCGAGCTGGAACCCGGCGGCCTGTCGTCCCACAAGCACTGGCATTCCCTGCAAGACGAGCTTGTGTTCGTGCTGGACGGCCAGGTCCGGCTGATCACCGACGCCTTCGAACTGGATCTCGGACCGGGCGACTTCTTCGGCTTCAAGGCCGGCGTGCAGAACGGCCACCACCTCAAGAACACCGGCACGGCAACGGCGCGGCTGATCGAGATCGGCAGCCGCGAGGCCGGAGACCGCGTGATCTACAGCGACATCGACATGATCTGGATCGGCGACGGCACCGACGGACGCGGCGGCTTCTTCCGGAAGGACGGCAGCCGGTACTGA
- a CDS encoding exonuclease domain-containing protein, giving the protein MHFAAKDLLSALLEAVPRPTIQAPRDARGLYGLVDHLGDLRYIGSTSSTDQTFFQRIHQRHRTGSEGMSHYFSQMYNTGRMWRDRKDELTKADGGIAKALRNEFVVDHCRAVWLPLPDTADIGRLEAEVLALAPDHAISWNRRRMQPYEEPADLVEATLHRLGWGANELAAIERQRLRYLASKVGPAVAPAPKAALIRQSRVKPFPVGPFRFFALDVETANNDRGSICQIGVACVRPDNSVETWVTYVDPLVDRWVFTYLHGINAQTVLGAPTFAEVLNVLRDALSGAIVYQHSGFDRSAIAAACGNNGLPIPRWNWRDSVHVARTAWPELRGNGGHGLASLKQHLGLVFEHHDAGEDARAAAEVVLRAEGVQPVRVPAPPRQAPVANAGHAPHDLIDTTGRLEAMSQPTTAVTPSDSIVRARTYRHIGTTKITQGSIDNNYINLREFFEKFPVDAIGGSNHASAASREITVDWGGKTVAMTDLDCTKRFFRKRGWIGEFFKLHDIRAGDMVTIEEIAPYSYRITRLRRIKS; this is encoded by the coding sequence ATGCATTTTGCGGCCAAAGACCTGCTGTCCGCCCTACTCGAAGCAGTGCCACGTCCGACGATACAGGCCCCGCGTGACGCACGCGGGCTTTACGGCCTCGTCGATCACCTTGGCGATCTCCGGTACATCGGCTCGACCAGTTCGACTGATCAAACGTTTTTCCAGCGTATCCACCAGCGCCACCGAACCGGTTCGGAGGGCATGAGCCATTACTTCTCCCAGATGTATAACACCGGCCGAATGTGGCGAGATCGCAAGGATGAGCTAACCAAGGCCGATGGCGGTATCGCAAAGGCGCTACGCAATGAATTCGTCGTCGATCACTGTCGCGCTGTCTGGCTCCCTCTACCTGACACTGCAGATATCGGGCGCCTGGAGGCAGAGGTGCTTGCTCTCGCGCCGGACCACGCGATTTCTTGGAATCGGCGCCGGATGCAGCCCTACGAAGAACCCGCCGATCTGGTCGAGGCCACGCTGCACCGCCTAGGGTGGGGCGCCAATGAACTGGCCGCTATCGAACGGCAACGCCTTCGCTACCTTGCATCGAAGGTTGGCCCCGCAGTGGCACCGGCACCGAAAGCCGCACTCATCCGGCAAAGCCGTGTCAAACCCTTTCCCGTGGGCCCGTTCCGTTTCTTTGCACTGGACGTCGAGACGGCGAACAATGATCGCGGTAGCATCTGCCAGATCGGCGTTGCCTGTGTGCGCCCCGACAACTCCGTCGAGACTTGGGTGACCTATGTCGATCCGCTGGTGGATCGATGGGTTTTCACTTACCTGCATGGGATCAACGCCCAAACCGTTCTGGGCGCTCCGACCTTTGCCGAGGTGCTGAACGTCCTTCGCGATGCGCTGTCAGGCGCAATCGTCTACCAACACTCGGGTTTTGATCGCAGTGCGATTGCTGCGGCTTGTGGAAACAACGGGCTCCCGATCCCGCGATGGAACTGGCGCGACAGCGTTCACGTCGCACGCACCGCTTGGCCTGAGTTGCGGGGAAACGGCGGCCACGGCCTGGCAAGTCTAAAGCAGCATCTTGGCCTCGTGTTCGAACATCACGATGCTGGAGAAGATGCTCGGGCAGCCGCTGAAGTTGTCCTTCGCGCCGAGGGCGTTCAACCGGTTCGTGTACCGGCTCCACCCAGGCAGGCCCCGGTGGCAAACGCAGGCCATGCGCCTCATGATCTTATCGACACCACCGGTCGTTTGGAAGCTATGTCTCAGCCTACGACGGCGGTGACGCCATCAGATTCAATAGTGCGCGCGCGAACATATCGCCACATTGGAACGACAAAAATCACGCAAGGCAGTATCGACAACAACTACATCAATCTTCGGGAATTCTTCGAGAAGTTCCCGGTCGACGCAATCGGTGGATCGAACCACGCCTCGGCAGCATCGCGCGAGATTACCGTGGACTGGGGAGGAAAAACGGTTGCGATGACCGATCTTGATTGCACCAAGCGTTTTTTCCGCAAGCGTGGCTGGATAGGCGAATTTTTCAAACTGCATGACATTCGCGCAGGGGACATGGTGACGATTGAGGAGATAGCTCCCTACAGCTATCGCATCACACGGCTGAGACGGATCAAGTCTTAA
- a CDS encoding DoxX family protein, with the protein MIARAEHLAGRCLLAILFAAGALQKALDPAPAQDLLIDAGLPAALAAWLVWPAMAFNAGAAVMLVANIRLRPLARALALYCLATSYLHFIPSDPWQMSILVKNWAIAGGCLILSAGEAGRRPTSSLRERRAPLGGLHRAARRPPNDPR; encoded by the coding sequence ATGATCGCCCGCGCCGAACACCTCGCCGGCCGCTGCCTTCTGGCGATACTTTTCGCCGCCGGCGCCCTCCAGAAGGCGCTGGACCCGGCCCCGGCGCAGGACCTGCTGATCGACGCCGGCCTGCCGGCGGCGCTGGCCGCCTGGCTGGTCTGGCCCGCCATGGCGTTCAATGCCGGGGCGGCGGTGATGCTGGTGGCGAACATCCGCCTCCGCCCGCTCGCCCGCGCGCTGGCGCTATACTGCCTCGCGACCAGCTATCTCCATTTCATCCCCTCCGACCCGTGGCAGATGTCCATCCTGGTCAAGAACTGGGCGATCGCCGGCGGCTGCCTGATCCTCTCGGCGGGAGAGGCGGGACGTCGCCCGACATCGAGCCTGAGGGAGCGGCGAGCGCCCCTCGGCGGATTGCATCGCGCGGCACGGAGGCCGCCAAATGACCCGAGGTGA